From the Plasmodium malariae genome assembly, chromosome: 2 genome, one window contains:
- the LytB gene encoding 4-hydroxy-3-methylbut-2-enyl diphosphate reductase, putative, with protein MFFGIRFPFETDRLARFPFSKYLFIFSFKLFLVVVKAEILDCTMIKHPINIFEIRSNVPVHFLKTQNVHNSPFIKKRHKRKDASNPLNFYFINYKKKLKNYTKAQNSRSFSTYYVNGEQRNKNLGEEKECTQMDNGHQNGKGSECKMSPMSDYRSGYTNDIKNSNENNCTDSGKNGGKYCPEKSGEYCSENDAQNLKQTCNNASEGEEKILYLISPRGFCKGVSRAIETVEECLKLFKTKIYVKHKIVHNDIVCKNLEKKGAIFIEDLNDVPDGNILIYSAHGISPQIREIAKKKNLIEIDATCPLVNKVHVYVQVKAKEGYKIILIGHKNHVEVVGTYNEAPDCTYIVENVNDVENLNFLEKQKLFYVTQTTLSMDDCALIVKKLKDKYPNIETIPSGSICYATTNRQGALIQICPQCDLTIVVGSQSSSNAKKLVYASQIRNVPGVLVNTVDEFDFNLLKNVKRIALTSAASTPEELTQKFVQILTNPPFMYSLKIFNGVQENVPKWKLPKNLLSIMKEKNIRG; from the coding sequence ATGTTTTTCGGAATACGTTTTCCTTTCGAGACAGATCGTTTGGCTCGCTTTCCCTTTTCCAAAtacttgttcattttttcttttaagttATTTCTGGTTGTTGTAAAGGCAGAAATATTAGACTGTACGATGATCAAACATcccataaatatatttgaaattcGGTCAAATGTACCTGTACACTTTTTGAAAACTCAAAATGTTCATAATAGtccttttattaaaaaaaggcataaaagaaaagatgcGTCAAAccctttaaatttttactttatcaattataaaaaaaaattaaagaattacACAAAAGCACAGAATTCCAGAAGTTTCAGTACCTATTATGTTAATGGAGAacaaaggaataaaaatttgGGGGAGGAAAAGGAGTGTACACAAATGGATAATGGGCATCAAAATGGAAAGGGAAGTGAGTGTAAAATGAGCCCAATGAGTGACTACAGGAGTGGTTATACgaatgatattaaaaattcaaaCGAAAATAATTGCACAGATAGCGGCAAGAATGGCGGTAAATATTGCCCCGAAAAGAGCGGTGAATACTGCTCCGAAAATGATGCACAGAATTTAAAACAAACATGTAACAACGCATCAGAAGgagaggaaaaaatattatatttaataagcCCAAGAGGTTTTTGCAAAGGCGTAAGCAGGGCAATAGAAACAGTAGAAGaatgtttaaaattatttaaaacaaaaatttatgtgAAACATAAAATTGTTCATAATGATATTGTTTGtaaaaatttggaaaaaaaaggagctATATTTATAGAAGATTTAAATGATGTACCGGATgggaatatattaatttattctgCACATGGAATAAGTCCACAAATTAGAGAAatcgcaaaaaaaaaaaatttaattgaaaTTGATGCAACATGCCCATTAGTTAATAaagtacatgtatatgttcaGGTAAAAGCAAAAGAgggatataaaattatattaattggTCATAAAAATCATGTAGAAGTTGTAGGTACATATAATGAAGCACCTGACTGTACATATATCGTTGAAAATGTAAATGAtgtagaaaatttaaattttctagaaaagcaaaaattattttatgttactCAAACAACTTTAAGTATGGACGATTGTGcattaattgtaaaaaaattaaaagacaAATATCCAAATATTGAAACTATACCCAGTGGATCTATATGTTATGCAACGACAAATAGACAAGGTGCTCTTATACAAATATGCCCACAGTGCGATTTAACAATAGTAGTAGGTAGCCAATCTTCTtcaaatgcaaaaaaattagtttATGCATCGCAAATAAGAAATGTACCTGGGGTATTAGTTAACACTGTTGATGAATTCGATTTTAATCTTctcaaaaatgttaaaagaaTAGCTTTAACTTCAGCTGCATCAACACCTGAGGAGTTAACACAAAAATTTGTGCAAATCTTGACGAACCCTCCATTTATGTACagcttaaaaatttttaatggCGTTCAAGAAAATGTGCCAAAGTGGAAACTCCCAAAAAATCTCCTAAGTATTATGAAGGAGAAGAACATAAGGGGTTAA
- the MFR2 gene encoding major facilitator superfamily-related transporter, putative, giving the protein MVMSTDGKERTHILKKYLLLISVDIYKFSITKKYVLFILFCLYITTCVGIFFNWISLSDFFYHGNIYVEYCSNRGIYSNVQRNDENSYRCKEQDKRVQALYPIILCSNFIMSAIAGTFFDYFGPKITALIGHMFNIISWILIGLQKGGETYNTIIFGSIFLGLSCDSAYIPILSLIYLFPKNHTLYTVILGCCASLSFSIPIFLDLFSKENDANSFQVICFLYCLVILVPFTFLLIIFLPWTHSNLTNDVVEMHRNNNTLQELEGYIVSRSTNSSGRERNSSSSHMSHITWNAQKIEPTPLVVDDLNIHYCSSLQRSISIRVMERQKKGNDCDKDEVLDCYSSLYDELNLPNGKARSNIMDDHVKKLVPYQDEKNINPKMINDLQEVIFEKGFYLSEHNLTPRHTTSNSVSSTSPNNITLVKRKKLHTGEDIPSSSRNDLQHSCTLKKGITLTLEGHNEETRGERGAREANMGEEVYGEKGTNGEKGTNGERGTNGERRTNGKRRTNGKRRTNMREEASSVELLSPLTKWWKEMTKTFFSLKYLSICYYFTIYNLSLVNYNECAKLFFKDYKDIQNILKIFGPLSVLSCILFGFLIQKFDIFHAIFFLLTSCLFMNIFAIIKNKICAYLSSFCYLIVTGCYTTQLYCYIQLVFPKEHFGKIAGTTSMISGLLSLLNIPIYNYYIVDYHNSNPTPFSYIVIALLLSTFPFLFLIYKRNGKREGV; this is encoded by the coding sequence ATGGTGATGTCGACAGATGGAAAGGAACGtacacatattttaaaaaaatacttgcTACTAATAAGCGTGGACATATACAAGTTTTCGATTACCAAAAAATATGtcttgttcatattattttgcttatatataacaaCATGTGTGggtatatttttcaattggATATCGTTATCGGATTTTTTCTATCATgggaatatatatgtagagtATTGCTCAAACAGAGGAATATATAGCAATGTTCAGCGTAACGATGAGAACTCTTACAGATGTAAAGAACAGGATAAAAGGGTACAAGCTCTTTACCCAATTATTCTTTgttcaaattttattatgtctGCTATAGCTGGTACATTTTTTGATTATTTCGGTCCTAAAATTACAGCCTTAATTGGTcatatgtttaatataatatcttGGATTTTGATAGGACTACAAAAAGGAGGGGAAACATATAATACTATAATTTTTGGTTCTATATTTTTAGGCTTATCATGTGATTCCGCATATATACCTATTCttagtttaatttatttatttcctaAAAATCATACGTTATATACTGTCATATTAGGGTGTTGTGCTTCTCTAAGTTTTAGTATACCCATATTTTTAGATTTATTTTCCAAAGAAAATGATGCAAATTCTTTTCAAGTAATTTGTTTCTTATACTGTCTAGTTATATTAGTTCCTTTTACTTTCCTTCTAATCATTTTTCTTCCATGGACGCATTCAAATTTAACAAATGATGTAGTGGAAATGCACAGGAATAATAACACGCTTCAGGAGTTAGAGGGGTACATAGTTTCTCGGAGCACTAACAGTAGTGGTAGAGAAAGAAATTCAAGTAGCTCTCATATGTCCCACATAACATGGAACGCACAAAAGATAGAACCAACCCCCCTAGTTGTTGACGACTTAAACATACATTACTGCAGCTCTTTGCAACGTTCAATTAGTATCAGAGTGATGGAAAGACAAAAGAAAGGTAATGACTGCGATAAGGATGAGGTATTAGACTGTTACAGCAGTCTATATGATGAGTTGAATTTGCCAAATGGAAAAGCGAGATCAAATATTATGGATGATCATGTAAAAAAACTAGTACCATATCaggatgaaaaaaatattaacccAAAGATGATAAATGATTTACAAGAAGTGATATTTGAAAAAGGGTTCTACTTATCTGAGCATAATTTGACACCTAGGCATACCACATCGAACAGTGTAAGTAGTACATCTCCCAATAATATAACTCTggtaaaaaggaagaaattgCACACAGGGGAGGATATTCCTTCATCAAGTAGAAACGATTTACAGCATAGTTGCACGTTAAAAAAAGGGATCACTCTCACGCTTGAAGGGCACAACGAGGAGACGAGGGGGGAAAGAGGGGCGAGAGAAGCAAATATGGGGGAAGAGGTATATGGGGAGAAAGGGACAAATGGGGAGAAAGGGACAAATGGGGAGAGAGGGACAAATGGGGAGAGAAGGACAAATGGGAAGAGAAGGACAAATGGGAAGAGAAGGACAAATATGAGGGAAGAGGCCTCGTCGGTGGAACTACTGAGCCCCTTAACAAAATGGTGGAAAGAAATGacaaaaacttttttttccctaAAGTATCTAAGTATATGTTactattttactatatacaATTTATCATTAGTTAATTACAATGAATGTGctaaattgttttttaagGATTATAAAGATATACAGAATATTTTGAAGATATTTGGCCCGTTATCTGTTTTGTCTTGTATATTATTTGGttttttaatacaaaaatttgatatatttcatgctatattttttttattaactagCTGTTTGTTCATGAATATATTtgctataataaaaaataaaatatgtgcaTATCTTAGCTCCTTTTGCTATCTTATTGTTACGGGCTGTTATACTACACAGTTATACTGTTATATTCAATTAGTATTCCCGAAAGAGCATTTCGGTAAAATTGCAGGAACGACTAGTATGATTAGTGGCTTATTGTCCTTATTAAACATACCCATTTACAATTATTACATTGTTGATTATCATAATAGTAATCCTACtcctttttcttatattgTTATTGCTCTTTTGTTATCCACGTTTCCCTTTCTTTTTCTCATATACAAAAGGAATGGGAAAAGAGAGGGGGTTTGA
- the PmUG01_02019100 gene encoding conserved protein, unknown function produces the protein MPSLNALTKKCLTKKCLTYFILYTLLSKVINNFYMNKASYFFLRQNNPLFIRKSFFLFSKSERKIHLKKHEMDFCEVDLDEFCYKQFDQSKKQCSFIPYDKKEFIDKVNELINKKKIKVVPGYAGFCKHIFIENFTDATIETVEINNKNRDLIKTDYISRRDNELPVLIRWISKKDVKDIIKAKYLDLILYSREQIEKENKETKTVPNKKSNCLYSIICIKPQNEDYELPMTPITMLRNTLITEGGSGINLNRDKYLESVKYWRHHVSIIDN, from the coding sequence atgccCTCTTTAAATGCTTTAACGAAGAAATGTTTAACGAAGAAATGTTTAAcgtatttcattttatatacattgcTTAGCAAggtaattaataatttttacatgaaCAAAGcaagctatttttttttaaggcaGAATAATCCTTTATTCATaagaaaaagtttttttcttttttctaaatcagaaagaaaaatacatttaaagaAACACGAAATGGATTTCTGCGAAGTCGATTTAGATGAGTTTTGTTACAAGCAGTTTGATCAAAGTAAGAAGCAGTGTTCTTTTATTCCTTACGATAAAAAGGAATTTATTGATAAGGTAAATGagttaataaataagaagaaaataaaagtagtGCCTGGTTATGCAGGATTTTGtaagcatatatttatagaaaattttaCCGATGCAACAATTGAAACagtagaaataaataataaaaacagagATTTAATAAAGACGGATTACATATCAAGAAGAGACAATGAATTACCTGTACTGATCAGGTGGATATCAAAAAAGGATGTCAAAGATATAATTAAAGCGAAATATTTagatttaatattatactcAAGGGaacaaatagaaaaagaaaataaggaAACAAAAACTGTTCCAAATAAAAAGTCCAACTGTTTGTATtcaattatttgtattaaacCGCAAAATGAAGATTATGAATTGCCAATGACGCCAATTACAATGTTACGAAATACGTTAATAACTGAGGGAGGAAGTGGTATTAACTTGAATAGAGATAAGTACTTGGAGTCCGTAAAATACTGGAGGCATCACGTGTCGATTATAGATAATTag
- the PmUG01_02019000 gene encoding conserved Plasmodium protein, unknown function translates to MKNVKLHNFLKNVNSVGVYKKEINLFSCNRYHSDEVKKWNISKEHKRTCNNKQDVQNGNTLFLGNLKKSTTKLSNEENPNILHLKSSIIYLINNVKEIEKNKMVLCDFIDIILFLRKGIEKFLLLKEKYVVGFFWAFAKIINYIEKGKIMNRTIIFNWKYLFTYIAHIIIKENYMHYGEGRYMDIKQFIFSFLSTRLCDSDLNEIDNNKFYGADAFTTALHKFTSSYRTERSRKQELHKGLVNQTELYINSNGNQNGERRKIFSTDKLSSLSGYGYFAMEAKGGRNLHHPSDLFELFTQNVFRKLLHPVEIYIIEKLNHISFDIKTAINFLELSNRNMTSNVRMAVNAVLLSKFQGGKENSINGSGSINGSGSINGSGSINGSGSINGSGSAMVVVVSMVVQCGSGSGSGSGNFINSNGSFYSNNDYSNSSYSNNNNSNSSNIYDFSTFELCRLINIIVNYKIKTVDSRLVSDIIRTLVFDQIYVINDIVCNFNLLLLDGSSLQHRDNSTKYTLRRENERVGLRKIGKMGNSNISSDCSSGSNNRRRISCNEWLHSGSKRDIASLIRDFSRMRILDLHLYDILIQCFFFKLKYSESVKIFHSLEGRMQERRKCKNCSSGLVSSQNTYSGTPSINREHIYSLKEYCSQCESDSKKIKGIKRMNSHRIDYVVPYDTSYHYNSENYENYKNYENSEEYTMSKISENATTYKGPTFDSSDVRNCVDILIGLANINYYHDRFIHFFIHNMITKKQKFFCSFFFDLKNIANVILTLRHLLLLRYKNLEVLKKLLSFIIQNSKYVEVKQLIMIFYSVYCYIVRRYQLGNVEYCGNDSILFCKYDAHQTKVGAYEARENVTNVTNGANVTNVTNGANVTNVTNVTNGANGANVTNGADVSGNGPNAAEADEQCSTELRTAKNELFNCLHKLSDNIFSREEEIDSMQGLVNFFFSQVNSINSVTIEKYKIFYKKFWNILRLRGKEQIQLETIVQIFLFHYRNNIIHKSFMVYLLDMLGTSIPVNINNMCSITFICFHFNIINKSFFNFTLRILFDEIKRMEEGNHIRVTNMDLFSNHNKNSKEDIKEQYTARTMIKDMQSCKFGKYFMNREDVSDEKQNNFASSFIDNIHSNHYGNYISYTHMDNDILKKIIKCVWSLVLSSFFLESSFMTFLKICILLKKIFRNNIILKDSDYNMIYQILLSINLYYKKNKSFFSKNKKIINYKNIPITFYIPYTIIKRVVKRNTIGLFKNVHISSFQYKISNYFNKKKMVYKSEHTLKHGLIADFLVFRKDKAYLLLEIDGIYHYNISNDINHYEIVHNNMFLLKNGRTVFRNNVLHTLYNLKFVSLPWFFFFQSKSLKKLELLLYEGGRIAV, encoded by the exons atgaaaaatgtcaaattacataattttcttaaaaatgtGAACAGCGTTGGGGTatacaaaaaggaaataaatttattttcttgtaATAGATATCACTCTgatgaagtaaaaaaatggaatatttCAAAGGAACACAAAAGAACATGTAATAACAAACAAGACGTACAAAATGGCAATACCTTATTTTTGGGgaacttaaaaaaaagtactaCAAAACTTAGTAATGAGGAAAATCCAAATATATTACACTTAAAAagtagtattatttatttaattaataatgtaaaagagatagaaaaaaataaaatggtgCTTTGCGATTTTATtgatataattctttttttaagaaaaggAATAGAAAAGTTCCTTttgttaaaagaaaaatacgtTGTTGGTTTTTTCTGGGCTtttgcaaaaataataaattatatagaaaaagggaaaattatgaataggacaataatttttaattggaaatatttatttacctATATTGcgcatattattattaaagaaaattatatgcatTATGGAGAGGGTAGATATATGGATATAAAGCAGTTcatcttttcatttttgtcaACTAGACTTTGTGACAGTGATTTGAATGAAATTGAtaacaataaattttatggCGCTGATGCATTTACAACGGCATTACACAAGTTTACAAGTAGTTATAGAACTGAAAGGAGTAGAAAGCAGGAGCTCCATAAGGGATTGGTCAATCAAACAGAATTATATATCAATTCGAATGGAAATCAAAATGGGGAAAGgagaaaaatttttagtaCTGATAAATTGAGTAGCTTGAGTGGTTATGGTTACTTTGCTATGGAAGCAAAAGGTGGTAGGAACCTGCATCACCCGTCCGACCTTTTTGAGCTGTTTACGCAGAATGtatttagaaaattattGCACCCTGtagaaatatacattatagaGAAATTAAATCATATCTCTTTTGATATTAAGACAGCCATTAACTTCTTGGAGCTGTCAAATAGAAACATGACCTCGAACGTACGAATGGCGGTAAATGCGGTACTGCTGAGCAAATTTCAAGGGGGGAAAGAAAACAGTATCAATGGTAGTGGTAGTATCAATGGTAGTGGTAGTATCAATGGTAGTGGTAGTATCAATGGTAGTGGTAGTATCAATGGTAGTGGTAGTGCAATGGTAGTGGTAGTATCAATGGTAGTGCAGTG TGGTAGTGGCAGTGGTAGTGGTAGTGGCAATTTCATTAACAGCAATGGTAGCTTTTACAGTAACAACGATTATAGTAATAGCAGTtacagtaataacaataacagtaatagtagtaatatcTACGACTTTTCCACCTTTGAGTTGTGTAgactaataaatataatagtgaattataaaattaaaacagtAGATAGTAGACTTGTGTCTGATATTATTAGAACTTTAGTGTTTGATCaaatttatgttataaaCGATATTGtatgtaattttaatttattgcTCTTAGATGGGTCTAGCTTACAGCATAGAGATAATTCGACTAAGTACACGTTAAGACGAGAAAATGAAAGAGTGGGTCTCcgaaaaattggaaaaatgGGCAATAGTAACATTAGTAGCGATTGTAGCAGTGGTAGCAATAACAGACGACGTATCAGCTGTAACGAATGGCTGCACAGCGGCAGCAAACGAGACATAGCATCGCTCATACGCGATTTCTCAAGGATGCGAATTCTGGACTTACACTTGTATGACATATTAATTCAATGTTTCTTTTTCAAATTGAAGTATAGCGAAAGTGTTAAGATATTCCATTCGTTGGAAGGCAGGATGCAAGAGCGTAGGAAGTGTAAGAATTGTAGCAGCGGCCTAGTCAGCAGTCAGAATACGTATAGCGGTACACCCTCAATTAACAGAGAACATATATACAGCCTTAAGGAGTATTGCTCCCAGTGTGAATCAgactcaaaaaaaataaagggaaTCAAACGGATGAACTCACATCGCATTGATTATGTAGTTCCATATGACACTTCATACCACTACAACagtgaaaattatgaaaattataaaaattatgaaaatagtGAAGAATATACTATGTCCAAAATAAGCGAAAATGCTACTACATATAAAGGGCCTACATTTGACTCGTCCGATGTGAGAAATTGTGTAGACATTCTGATAGGTTTGGCAAACATTAATTATTACCACGATAGGTTTATTCACTtctttattcataatatgataactaaaaaacagaaatttttttgttcttttttttttgatttgaaaaatatagctAATGTAATTTTAACGCTTAGACATTTACTCCTATTAAGGTATAAGAACTTAGAAgtcttaaaaaaattgctttcttttattatacaaaatagcAAATATGTTGAAGTCAAGCAACTAATCATGATTTTCTATTCCGTCTACTGTTACATTGTTCGGAGGTATCAACTAGGAAATGTGGAATATTGCGGAAACGACAGCATATTGTTCTGCAAATATGATGCTCATCAGACAAAGGTAGGCGCATACGAGGCAAGGGAGAATGTCACAAATGTCACAAATGGCGCAAATGTCACAAATGTCACAAATGGCGCAAATGTCACAAATGTCACAAATGTCACAAACGGCGCAAATGGCGCAAATGTCACAAATGGCGCAGATGTCTCAGGGAACGGCCCAAATGCGGCAGAGGCGGATGAGCAATGCTCGACCGAACTGCGTACAGCAAAAAATGAACTGTTCAACTGCTTGCACAAATTATCGGATAATATATTCTCCAGGGAGGAAGAGATTGATTCGATGCAAGGcttagttaatttttttttttctcaagtCAATAGTATAAATAGCGTAACaatagaaaaatacaaaattttttataaaaaattttggaaTATACTAAGGCTAAGAGGAAAAGAGCAAATACAACTTGAAACTATAgttcaaatttttttgtttcattatagaaataacataatacataaaagtTTTATGGTATATTTGCTGGACATGTTGGGCACATCCATACCTGTGAATATTAACAACATGTGCTccattacatttatatgttttcattttaatattataaataaatcattttttaattttactttacGTATTCTATTTGATGAGATAAAAAGGATGGAGGAAGGAAATCATATCAGAGTTACAAATATGGACCTTTTTTCAAACcacaataaaaatagtaaagaaGATATAAAGGAGCAATATACTGCTCGTACTATGATAAAGGATATGCAATCATGCAAGTTTGGGAAGTACTTTATGAATAGAGAAGATGTATCAGATGAAAAGCAGAATAATTTTGCATCTTCCTTTATAGATAATATTCATAGTAACCATTATGGTAACTATATAAGCTATACACATATGGATAAtgatatacttaaaaaaataattaaatgtgTGTGGTCATTAGTATTAAGTAGTTTTTTTCTCGAAAGCTCGTTTATGacctttttgaaaatatgtatattattaaaaaaaatatttcgaaataatataatactgAAAGACAGTGattataatatgatatatcaaatattgttaagtataaatttatattacaaaaagaacaaatcttttttttcaaaaaataaaaaaattataaattataaaaatatacctattactttttatattccaTATACCATAATAAAAAGGGTAGTCAAAAGGAATACCATCGGGTTGTtcaaaaatgtacatatatccAGCTTTCAGTATAAgatttcaaattattttaataagaaaaaaatggtatATAAATCTGAACATACTTTAAAACATGGATTAATAGCAGATTTTTTGGTTTTCAGAAAGGACAAGGCATATTTGCTGCTAGAAATTGATGGCATATATCACTATAATATATCCAACGATATTAATCATTATGAAATTGtgcataataatatgttCTTATTGAAAAATGGAAGAACTGTTTTTCGAAATAATGTACTTCACACATTATATAATCTCAAATTTGTATCATTACCgtggttttttttttttcaatctAAGTCTCTCAAGAAGTTGGAGCTTTTGTTATACGAAGGCGGACGTATAGCTGTGTAA